The following are encoded in a window of Oncorhynchus kisutch isolate 150728-3 unplaced genomic scaffold, Okis_V2 scaffold3493, whole genome shotgun sequence genomic DNA:
- the LOC116371667 gene encoding repetitive proline-rich cell wall protein 1-like, whose product RGHLLYGPPYWLILLYGPPYWLILLYGPPYWLILLYGPPYWLILLYGPPYWLILLYGPPYWLILLYGPPYWLILLYGPPYWLILLYGPTYWLILLYGPTYWLILLYGPPYWLILLYGPTYWLILLYGPTYWLILLYGPPYWLILLYGPPYWPPYWLILLYGPPYWQILLYGPPYWLILLYGPPYWLILLYGPTYWLILLYGPPYWLILLYGPPYWQILLYGPPYWLFLLYGPPYWLILLYGPPYWLILLYGPPYWLILLYGPPYWLILLYGPPYWLPALRASLLADPALRASLLAGSCSTASLLADLLL is encoded by the exons AGAGGACATCTGCTCTACGGGCCTCCTTACTGGCTGATCCTGCTCTACGGTCCTCCTTACTGGCTGATCCTGCTCTACGGGCCTCCTTACTGGCTGATCCTGCTCTACGGGCCTCCTTACTGGCTGATCCTGCTCTACGGGCCTCCTTACTGGCTGATCCTGCTCTACGGGCCTCCTTACTGGCTGATCCTGCTCTACGGGCCTCCTTACTGGCTGATCCTGCTCTACGGGCCTCCTTACTGGCTGATCCTGCTCTACGGGCCTACTTACTGGCTGATCCTGCTCTACGGGCCTACTTACTGGCTGATCCTGCTCTACGGGCCTCCTTACTGGCTGATCCTGCTCTACGGGCCTACTTACTGGCTGATCCTGCTCTACGGGCCTACTTACTGGCTGATCCTGCTCTACGGGCCTCCTTACTGGCTGATCCTGCTCTACGGGCCTCCTTACTG GCCTCCTTACTGGCTGATCCTGCTCTACGGGCCTCCTTACTGGCAGATCCTGCTCTACGGGCCTCCTTACTGGCTGATCCTGCTCTACGGGCCTCCTTACTGGCTGATCCTGCTCTACGGGCCTACTTACTGGCTGATCCTGCTCTACGGGCCTCCTTACTGGCTGATCCTGCTCTACGGGCCTCCTTACTGGCAGATCCTGCTCTACGGGCCTCCTTACTGGCTGTTCCTGCTCTACGGTCCTCCTTACTGGCTGATCCTGCTCTACGGGCCTCCTTACTGGCTGATCCTGCTCTACGGGCCTCCTTACTGGCTGATCCTGCTCTACGGGCCTCCTTACTGGCTGATCCTGCTCTACGGGCCTCCTTACTGGCTTCCTGCTCTACGGGCCTCCTTACTGGCTGATCCTGCTCTACGGGCCTCCTTACTGGCTGGATCCTGCTCTACGGCCTCCTTACTGGCTGATCTactgctttag